A region of the Mangifera indica cultivar Alphonso chromosome 10, CATAS_Mindica_2.1, whole genome shotgun sequence genome:
TGTATTGCTTTGTTGCAGCTTGGGCTTGCTTTTGCTTCAACCTATACTTCTGAAATTTTCCTGCAGTTATGAAGGATCTAACTATGCTGACACTTTTCCCATTTTCTTGCAGTTTTAAAGGATCTAAAATATGCTGATTCTCATGAATGGTTAAAGGTTGATGGTAATTCTGCCACAATTGGTATAACAGATCATGCTCAAGACCATTTAGGCGATGTTGTGTATGTTGAATTGCCAGAAGTAGGGGTCAGTGTATCACAAGGTGGCAGTTTTGGTGCGGTTGAAAGTGTCAAGGCTACTAGTGATGTTAACTCTCCTGTTTCTGGTAAAGTAGTCGAAGTGAATGAAGAGCTGAACAGCTCCCCTGGTCTGGTGAGTTTACTTATAAAGTGATATATTACTCTCTCACAATTAGTAGCAAGTCTTCAgcctttttttttgggatttgGTAGAATTAATTTGAGTTGTGTGCCTTTTGCACagatttatttgtgttttgtcATTCATCATGGTGTTTGTCCGCTAATTTAAGGTTTTGGAATATTGACTATTGAGTCTTAAGGtagcattttttttctttgtcaaaGATAAAAGTATGTGTTGATTAAGTATTCGTATGGTAAATTGAGATACTTATAAACTTACTGATATGGCAagggctggattcaagctgAGCCGAGCTTGGTTCAGTTTACATATCgctgagctcgagttcgagctcatcAAGGATGTGGAAGTTAAGCTCGAactcggttcggctcgtttttcgttattaaaatgatgtcgttttaatacatattggttaaaacgacgttgttttgtatcaaattttttaattgaaaaatttgacgagCATCTCGAGCTTGACCTAGCTTGCATAAAGTTGGCTCGTTTCGGGGCTCGTTccagtcgagctcgagctcgaacggACTCGATTCAAGTCCAACCCTAGATGTGGCACCAGTCATACAAATTGTTTACTTTTGTTTTTGGATGGGATATACTTATCATTCTCTTGTGGATCTTACCAGATATGACACGTCCcaattttatgttattgtaaattgttttttttttttttgtccaatGTTTGACAGAACATGAAATTAGATGTAAAAGAAATTTGTGATCTAGGTATGTTTATTGTTTGCGAGCAAAACTTTGTATATCAACAATGACTACTAATTTGTGTGCTAATGGTGATGTGTCACTATGTAATTGAgtcttattttattcttaatttaaaataatttaatcatattataacacgTCATCGTTATTACACAAAGAAGTATCAATTGTTAGtgcacaaaattttattatttgcataaatGCTAGGAATTAGTTAAGCACAATAACAAATATGGTACTTGAATTTTGGCCCTAACTCGTAATATTAACATTAGTTTGGCTGGGCTTCAGGATTATGACACGCACTGGAAATAAATTGTTTCTTAGATGTTGAATATTTAAGGACTTGTGTTCGATTTAGGTTAACTCAAGCCCATATGAAAATGGATGGATTATAAAGGTGGAGATGGATGATGCTGGTGAATTGAAGACCTTGATGGATGCGGATCAGTACTCCAAGTTCTGTGAAGAAGAGGACTCCAAGCACTAATTGGACAATCCTGGTTATGTCGTGCATAGAGATATCTTGCTTCTGGAAAACTGAAAATACATTTTTATCTGTATGTTTTTCATCCAACTATGTATTTCCATGCCTGTGTTACTTTTGGATGGGGTGGAATTTGTTCAAATAGTTTTTTCTTTAGACTATGGACAATGAATTGAGGTTGGCAAACGATTTGGCCACTTGCAgcaaatttgaaattgataaagCTTTTGATAAAATTCTCTAATGGTTTGGGAAATGGACTTGTTCCATCTGTGGTAACTGTCATcaataagaaatgaaaacacCAGTGGAAGATTTGAGTTAAAccagctcaaactcaaattgatgtttggtttgaataagttGAACTTGATGAGTTGAAGTTTTAACAAGGTAGCTTACCTCGAGTTCAAGGGTTCACTGGTTTTACTAGAGTTCTTcgttggtaattttttttttttggttttttcttcaACAATCTTTATTCTTCCTTGGTGATTTAATTCTCTACTCCTTGTTCAATGACTTGTTTCCTTTTTTGGTATTACCATTTATCATTCGaatcaatttaaacttgaattatttGAGTTAAGTGTAAGCTGGTTCTTTTTCAGGCTTGGCTCAAATTCACAGTAAAAATTAAATGAGTGTGCTAATTCTTTGATGCTGATTTGGGGCTAATCTTAACTGATATCTTGATATGGTGAATGAAGCATAATTACGTCACAGGCTGCTTGCACCTGAGCGCACCTGAGCGGCTTTTAACTGGAATTCAAGCTAAGTCAACCTCTTATCCCAGGAAAGCTAGTGAAAATGTTAAAGAATGACTGTAAAATAAAAGGGGAAAATGTGCATCAAAAGgacacaaaacac
Encoded here:
- the LOC123227063 gene encoding glycine cleavage system H protein 2, mitochondrial-like translates to MASSRLLWASKAASYLRISVFHRGFSSILKDLKYADSHEWLKVDGNSATIGITDHAQDHLGDVVYVELPEVGVSVSQGGSFGAVESVKATSDVNSPVSGKVVEVNEELNSSPGLVNSSPYENGWIIKVEMDDAGELKTLMDADQYSKFCEEEDSKH